In the genome of Coregonus clupeaformis isolate EN_2021a chromosome 1, ASM2061545v1, whole genome shotgun sequence, one region contains:
- the LOC121559033 gene encoding uncharacterized protein LOC121559033 isoform X3, whose protein sequence is MQNQPLEEDGPLPLSSLRLFVPPLRLVSAALWQVVQRRDIMDYGLVEEFVTTVLEVVPDLMSYRERVQLIMGLRAQLVLELCHTDQLADPKTIQPHLNRMRTCIITLRKNETPDPEVEASKSNFLKLIQSLLEDPVKREHFFQNVFLEEFGPKYDSTLQSLVWEFLSRLEKLLPTPTLHQTFLFPIDCIMVPT, encoded by the exons ATGCAAAACCAGCCCCTGGAGGAAG ATGGACCTCTTCCACTGTCGTCTTTGCGTCTTTTTGTTCCTCCACTGCGTCTAGTGTCTGCAGCTCTGTGGCAAGTTGTTCAGCGGAGAGACATAATGGACTATGGCTTGGTGGAGGAGTTTGTCACCACTGTGTTGGAGGTAGTTCCTGATCTGATGAGTTACAGAGAGCGAGTCCAACTCATCATGGGGCTGCGAGCACAG CTGGTTCTGGAGTTGTGTCATACAGATCAGCTAGCTGACCCCAAGACCATCCAGCCACACCTGAACAGGATGAGGACCTGTATCATCACTCTTAGGAAAAATGAG ACTCCTGATCCAGAGGTGGAGGCATCAAAATCCAACTTCCTGAAGCTGATTCAAagcctgctggaagacccagttaAGAGGGAACACTTCTTCCAG AACGTTTTTCTAGAGGAATTCGGACCCAAGTATGACTCCACACTGCAGAGTCTGGTGTGGGAGTTCCTGTCTAGGCTGGAGAAGCTGCTTCCAACACCAACCCTTCATCAG ACATTCCTCTTTCCAATAGACTGCATCATGGTTCCTACCTGA